A genomic region of Caenorhabditis elegans chromosome V contains the following coding sequences:
- the Y50D4B.1 gene encoding PB1 domain-containing protein (Confirmed by transcript evidence) yields MLNGLWYIDNVTSSCFHMFSGGRKVKWNHFGKKYALRFSDYEMEYADLYDALLKKVHEVRADFEGDLAFIDQYGRQVIVSSDKDVREAIQQSKNKLKLHTTLRDGHVIAAADMAEAARGRPARSQSVPPERSYNMYPQRSPSSMDSAPDTYRHHPQQMTRAMSPPPMSTTTGSTHSPPLRQIGETVKTTYSHSGSYGGLYPGGYKGYPYGGGYSNSILYGMPPHNGMLWRFLANPFPFGNAQTRSFIGPNKYHHFGGYNHMYSSGFGGPVW; encoded by the exons cttCCATATGTTCTCCGGTGGACGAAAAGTGAAGTGGAaccattttggaaaaaagtacgCTTTGAGGTTTTCGGACTACGAGATGGAATATGCCGATTTGTATGAT GCGCTGCTCAAAAAAGTGCACGAAGTGCGCGCGGATTTCGAAGGAGACCTCGCATTCATCGACCAGTACGGCCGTCAAGTGATAGTCTCGTCTGACAAGGACGTCCGAGAGGCGATCCAACAATCGAAAAACAAGCTGAAGCTGCATACGACTCTCCGCGACGGACACGTCATCGCCGCAGCTGATATGGCCGAAGCAGCACGCGGACGGCCAGCCAGATCACAGTCCGTGCCGCCG gaGCGCTCCTACAACATGTACCCCCAACGTTCTCCATCGTCAATGGACAGCGCACCCGACACGTACCGCCATCATCCACAGCAGATGACACGTGCCATGTCTCCACCGCCAATGTCGACCACAACCGGCAGCACACATTCTCCGCCGTTGCGTCAAATTGGAGAAACCGTCAAAACCACGTATAGTCACAGCGGAAGTTACGGAGGCTTG TATCCGGGTGGCTACAAGGGATACCCGTATGGTGGTGGCTACTCGAATAGCATTCTCTACGGAATGCCGCCACATAATGGCATGCTTTGGAG attcctCGCCAACCCATTCCCTTTCGGAAACGCTCAAACCAGATCTTTCATCGGACCTAACAAATATCACCATTTCGGAGGCTACAATCACATGTATTCCTCGGGATTCGGTGGTCCAGTCTGGTAA
- the Y50D4B.1 gene encoding PB1 domain-containing protein (Confirmed by transcript evidence) — MFSGGRKVKWNHFGKKYALRFSDYEMEYADLYDALLKKVHEVRADFEGDLAFIDQYGRQVIVSSDKDVREAIQQSKNKLKLHTTLRDGHVIAAADMAEAARGRPARSQSVPPERSYNMYPQRSPSSMDSAPDTYRHHPQQMTRAMSPPPMSTTTGSTHSPPLRQIGETVKTTYSHSGSYGGLYPGGYKGYPYGGGYSNSILYGMPPHNGMLWRFLANPFPFGNAQTRSFIGPNKYHHFGGYNHMYSSGFGGPVW; from the exons ATGTTCTCCGGTGGACGAAAAGTGAAGTGGAaccattttggaaaaaagtacgCTTTGAGGTTTTCGGACTACGAGATGGAATATGCCGATTTGTATGAT GCGCTGCTCAAAAAAGTGCACGAAGTGCGCGCGGATTTCGAAGGAGACCTCGCATTCATCGACCAGTACGGCCGTCAAGTGATAGTCTCGTCTGACAAGGACGTCCGAGAGGCGATCCAACAATCGAAAAACAAGCTGAAGCTGCATACGACTCTCCGCGACGGACACGTCATCGCCGCAGCTGATATGGCCGAAGCAGCACGCGGACGGCCAGCCAGATCACAGTCCGTGCCGCCG gaGCGCTCCTACAACATGTACCCCCAACGTTCTCCATCGTCAATGGACAGCGCACCCGACACGTACCGCCATCATCCACAGCAGATGACACGTGCCATGTCTCCACCGCCAATGTCGACCACAACCGGCAGCACACATTCTCCGCCGTTGCGTCAAATTGGAGAAACCGTCAAAACCACGTATAGTCACAGCGGAAGTTACGGAGGCTTG TATCCGGGTGGCTACAAGGGATACCCGTATGGTGGTGGCTACTCGAATAGCATTCTCTACGGAATGCCGCCACATAATGGCATGCTTTGGAG attcctCGCCAACCCATTCCCTTTCGGAAACGCTCAAACCAGATCTTTCATCGGACCTAACAAATATCACCATTTCGGAGGCTACAATCACATGTATTCCTCGGGATTCGGTGGTCCAGTCTGGTAA
- the Y50D4B.1 gene encoding uncharacterized protein (Confirmed by transcript evidence), whose protein sequence is MYPQRSPSSMDSAPDTYRHHPQQMTRAMSPPPMSTTTGSTHSPPLRQIGETVKTTYSHSGSYGGLYPGGYKGYPYGGGYSNSILYGMPPHNGMLWRFLANPFPFGNAQTRSFIGPNKYHHFGGYNHMYSSGFGGPVW, encoded by the exons ATGTACCCCCAACGTTCTCCATCGTCAATGGACAGCGCACCCGACACGTACCGCCATCATCCACAGCAGATGACACGTGCCATGTCTCCACCGCCAATGTCGACCACAACCGGCAGCACACATTCTCCGCCGTTGCGTCAAATTGGAGAAACCGTCAAAACCACGTATAGTCACAGCGGAAGTTACGGAGGCTTG TATCCGGGTGGCTACAAGGGATACCCGTATGGTGGTGGCTACTCGAATAGCATTCTCTACGGAATGCCGCCACATAATGGCATGCTTTGGAG attcctCGCCAACCCATTCCCTTTCGGAAACGCTCAAACCAGATCTTTCATCGGACCTAACAAATATCACCATTTCGGAGGCTACAATCACATGTATTCCTCGGGATTCGGTGGTCCAGTCTGGTAA
- the W07B8.4 gene encoding Peptidase C1A papain C-terminal domain-containing protein (Partially confirmed by transcript evidence): protein MLKLLPSLLFILAASAVVLPRNKLFINHINSAQKLWTAEHYTTPFEVKNLMKVEHVAAHLDKDIKLAETADSIPDSYDVRDHWPQCISVNNIRDQSHCGSCWAVAAAEAISDRTCIASNGDVNTLLSAEDILTCCTGKFNCGDGCEGGYPIQAWRYWVKNGLVTGGSFESQYGCKPYSIAPCGETIDGVTWPECPMKISDTPKCEHHCTGNNSYPIPYDQDKHFGASAYAIGRSAKQIQTEILAHGPVEVGFIVYEDFYLYKTGIYTHVAGGELGGHAVKMLGWGVDNGTPYWLAANSWNTVWGEKGYFRILRGVDECGIESAAVAGMPDLNRRN from the exons atGCTGAAACTACTTCCGTCTCTGCTATTTATACTTGCTGCTTCTGCTGTAGTACTTCCGAGAAATAAACTATTTATCAATCATATAAACTCTGCTCAAAAACTGTGGACCGCTGAGCACTATACTACTCCATTCGAGGTGAAAAACCTGATGAAAGTTGAGCATGTGGCTGCACATTTGGACAAAGATATCAAGTTGGCTGAAACCGCAGACTCGATTCCAGACAGCTATGATGTACGTGATCACTGGCCTCAATGCATTTCAGTGAACAACATTCGAGATCAATCTCATTGTGGATCTTGTTGGGCCGTCGCTGCAGCTGAGGCTATTTCTGACAGAACATGTATCGCGTCTAACGGAGATGTGAATACTTTGCTTTCTGCTGAGGACATACTCACGTGTTGCACGGGAAAATTTAACTGCGGCGATGG atgtgAGGGTGGTTATCCAATCCAAGCATGGCGATATTGGGTCAAGAACGGACTAGTCACCGGAGGATCCTTTGAGTCGCAATATGGATGCAAGCCATATTCAATTGCTCCATGCGGCGAAACTATCGACGGAGTTACATGGCCTGAGTGCCCTATGAAAATCTCTGATACTCCAAAGTGTGAGCATCACTGCACTGGAAACAACTCCTACCCGATTCCATATGACCAGGATAAGCATTTTG GCGCAAGTGCATATGCAATTGGTCGGAGCGCGAAGCAAATTCAAACCGAAATTCTGGCTCACGGACCAGTAGAAGTCGGATTCATTGTCTACGAGGACTTCTACCTATACAAAACCGGGATCTACACACATGTCGCTGGAGGAGAACTTGGTGGGCATGCAGTGAAGATGCTTGGCTGGGGAGTCGACAATGGTACACCGTATTGGCTCGCGGCCAACTCCTGGAATACAGTGTGGGGCGAGAAAGGCTACTTCAGGATTTTGAGAGGGGTCGATGAATGTGGTATCGAGAGTGCTGCGGTCGCCGGGATGCCGGACTTGAATCGACGTAACTAG
- the W07B8.4 gene encoding Peptidase C1A papain C-terminal domain-containing protein (Partially confirmed by transcript evidence): MKISDTPKCEHHCTGNNSYPIPYDQDKHFGASAYAIGRSAKQIQTEILAHGPVEVGFIVYEDFYLYKTGIYTHVAGGELGGHAVKMLGWGVDNGTPYWLAANSWNTVWGEKGYFRILRGVDECGIESAAVAGMPDLNRRN; the protein is encoded by the exons ATGAAAATCTCTGATACTCCAAAGTGTGAGCATCACTGCACTGGAAACAACTCCTACCCGATTCCATATGACCAGGATAAGCATTTTG GCGCAAGTGCATATGCAATTGGTCGGAGCGCGAAGCAAATTCAAACCGAAATTCTGGCTCACGGACCAGTAGAAGTCGGATTCATTGTCTACGAGGACTTCTACCTATACAAAACCGGGATCTACACACATGTCGCTGGAGGAGAACTTGGTGGGCATGCAGTGAAGATGCTTGGCTGGGGAGTCGACAATGGTACACCGTATTGGCTCGCGGCCAACTCCTGGAATACAGTGTGGGGCGAGAAAGGCTACTTCAGGATTTTGAGAGGGGTCGATGAATGTGGTATCGAGAGTGCTGCGGTCGCCGGGATGCCGGACTTGAATCGACGTAACTAG
- the cpr-5 gene encoding Cathepsin B-like cysteine proteinase 5 (Confirmed by transcript evidence), with amino-acid sequence MWKLSAILLVAAASAVVIPGHREAPALTGQALIDYVNSAQKLWTAGHQVIPKEKITKKLMDVKYLVPHKDEDIVATEVSDAIPDHFDARDQWPNCMSINNIRDQSDCGSCWAFAAAEAISDRTCIASNGAVNTLLSSEDLLSCCTGMFSCGNGCEGGYPIQAWKWWVKHGLVTGGSYETQFGCKPYSIAPCGETVNGVKWPACPEDTEPTPKCVDSCTSKNNYATPYLQDKHFGSTAYAVGKKVEQIQTEILTNGPIEVAFTVYEDFYQYTTGVYVHTAGASLGGHAVKILGWGVDNGTPYWLVANSWNVAWGEKGYFRIIRGLNECGIEHSAVAGIPDLARHN; translated from the exons ATGTGGAAGCTCTCCGCTATTCTTCTCGTGGCTGCTGCCTCGGCTGTGGTGATTCCTGGACACCGTGAAGCCCCAGCTCTCACTGGACAAGCTTTGATCGACTATGTCAACTCTGCCCAAAAGCTTTGGACCGCTGGACATCAAGTCATTCCAAAGGAGAAGATCACCAAGAAGCTGATGGATGTTAAGTATTTGGTGCCACACAAGGATGAGGATATTGTCGCTACTGAGGTCTCCGACGCTATTCCAGACCACTTCGATGCTCGTGATCAATGGCCAAACTGCATGTCCATCAATAACATTAGAGATCAATCTGACTGCGGTTCCTGCTGGGCGTTCGCCGCTGCTGAAGCTATCTCCGACAGAACATGCATTGCCTCCAATGGAGCCGTTAACACTTTGCTCTCATCTGAAGATCTGCTCTCGTGCTGCACCGGAATGTTCAGCTGCGGAAATGG ttgcGAAGGAGGTTACCCAATCCAGGCATGGAAGTGGTGGGTCAAGCACGGTCTCGTCACCGGAGGATCCTACGAGACCCAGTTCGGATGCAAGCCATACTCGATCGCTCCATGCGGCGAGACTGTGAACGGCGTCAAGTGGCCAGCATGCCCAGAAGACACCGAGCCAACTCCAAAGTGTGTCGACTCCTGCACTTCCAAGAACAACTACGCCACCCCATATCTTCAGGATAAGCACTTTG GATCTACCGCCTACGCCGTCGGAAAGAAGGTCGAGCAAATCCAGACCGAGATTCTTACGAACGGACCAATCGAGGTTGCCTTCACCGTCTACGAGGACTTCTACCAATACACCACTGGAGTGTACGTACACACCGCCGGAGCCTCCCTCGGAGGACACGCCGTCAAGATCCTCGGATGGGGAGTCGACAACGGAACCCCATACTGGCTTGTCGCCAACTCGTGGAACGTCGCCTGGGGAGAGAAGGGATACTTCCGTATCATTCGTGGACTCAACGAGTGTGGAATCGAGCACTCGGCTGTTGCCGGAATTCCAGACTTGGCTCGTCACAACTAA
- the cpr-8 gene encoding Peptidase C1A papain C-terminal domain-containing protein (Confirmed by transcript evidence): MRKILICLIGVLFQADGVPPSEIDRIIHYVNSQKTTWTAGIPALSRNSMLKTLVTDAATIGFKIQNFGVSQANSDLSPSFDARERWPECMSIPQINDISECKTSWAFAAAESMSDRLCINSGGFKNTILSAEELLSCCTGMFSCGEGCEGGNPFKAWQYIQKHGIPTGGSYESQFGCKPYSIPPCGKTVGNVTYPACTNTTSPTPSCEKKCTSRIGYPIDIDKDRHYGVSVDQLPNSQIEIQSDVMLNGPIQATFEVYDDFLQYTTGIYVHLTGNKQGHLSVRIIGWGVWQGVPYWLCANSWGRQWGENGTFRVLRGTNECGLESNCVSGMPKLN, encoded by the exons ATgcggaaaatattgatttgcCTGATCGGAGTCCTATTTCAAGCCGATGGAGTACCACCTTCag aaattgaccgGATAATTCATTATGTGAATTCGCAAAAAACTACTTGGACTGCTGGGATTCCTGCTCTGAGCCGGAATTCTATGCTGAAAACTCTTGTCACAGACGCTGCAACTATAGGATTCAAAATCCAGAATTTCGGGGTGTCACAAGCAAATTCCGATCTATCTCCTTCATTTGATGCGAGAGAACGTTGGCCGGAGTGCATGTCAATTCCACAGATCAACGATATTTCAGAATGTA agacaaGTTGGGCGTTCGCAGCAGCCGAATCAATGTCTGACAGGCTTTGCATTAATTCCGGAGGATTTAAAAATACCATTTTATCCGCTGAAGAACTTTTGAGTTGTTGCACGGGAATGTTTTCCTGTGGGGAAGG GTGTGAAGGCGGGAACCCATTCAAAGCTTGGCAGTATATTCAGAAACACGGTATTCCTACCGGAGGATCCTATGAATCGCAGTTTGGATGTAAACCTTACTCTATACCTCCATGCGGAAAAACTGTTGGCAATGTGACCTACCCAGCGTGTACAAATACTACATCACCTACTCCGAGTTGTGAGAAAAAGTGTACTTCACGAATCGGATACCCAATTGATATTGATAAAGATCGGCATTATG GAGTTTCTGTGGATCAACTTCCAAATAGTCAAATAGAAATTCAAAGTGACGTCATGCTAAATGGGCCGATCCAGGCAACTTTTGAGGTTTACGacgattttcttcaatataCGACGGGAATTTATGTGCATTTGACTGGCAACAAACAGGGTCACTTGTCAGTTAGAATTATTGGCTGGGGAGTTTGGCAAGGTGTTCCTTATTGGCTATGCGCAAACTCTTGGGGAAGGCAGTGGGGAGAGAATG GAACTTTCCGTGTTCTACGTGGAACAAACGAATGTGGGCTCGAGTCGAATTGTGTTTCAGGAATGCCTAAACTTAACTAA
- the cutl-22 gene encoding ZP domain-containing protein (Confirmed by transcript evidence) → MYILIKILYIWILTKTFTSASGIVHMTQNSLNGAKFYEFRRSPQKIRDSFEIKASGNFTPTVICDSDQIGLALNENFADIRMFSADHSHHPDCIRRFSLELDPQFVTRIDGPCGVRRAYKGVPSSFVTYSIRLIVSHNSDELTEFDKIYDVTCSLHLKTMAVETSYDIISPQTTTISSSTVHSRAGPGPKCKYSLHHTRVGGPRTVSAHVGEVVYHRWKCAAPLYENNRQMPMLIFKVYACVVHDENNRTYAIIDDNGCSLDEEIIPTPEYDIENGVIYTPSKAFRFANSNHVHFKCMISVCSAVDPSCRNSVPPKCKNGLAKKKRRQLPEEMTIEQRLLRIHELMKVKRENITVEVGRPTKKLLSHGAVPLEVEEVSLNVVNREYEIEKLEHILRSYQIWTWILCVLNVFLTVICVLMAFRVLKNKYIMDIKDKTKTVFRRVPF, encoded by the exons ATGTACATTCTTATCAAAATCCTCTATATCTGGATATTAACTAAAACGTTTACATCAGCATCAGGAATTGTTCACATGACTCAGAATTCTCTGAACGGCGCAAAATTCTATGAGTTTCGAAGATCCCCGCAAAAAATTCGTgacagttttgaaataaaag CTTCGGGCAACTTCACACCTACAGTAATATGTGATTCGGATCAGATTGGGCTAGCGTTGAACGAAAATTTTGCGGATATTCGAATGTTTTCAGCAGACCATTCTCATCATCCAGACTGTATACGACGGTTCTCTTTGGAGCTTGATCCGCAGTTTGTAACAAGGATAGATGGACCATGTGGAGTGCGGAGGGCATATAAG GGAGTTCCTTCATCCTTCGTGACCTACTCAATTCGACTTATTGTGTCCCACAACTCCGATGAGCTCACcgaatttgataaaatatatGACGTCACCTGCTCCTTGCACTTAAAAACGATGGCCGTGGAAACGTCGTATGATATTAT atCACCACAAACTACAACAATCTCATCCTCTACAGTTCATTCGAGAGCTGGACCAGGACCAAAATGCAAATACTCACTGCATCACACCAGAGTTGGAGGGCCCAGAACAGTTTCAGCGCATGTTGGAGAAGTG GTCTACCATCGCTGGAAGTGTGCGGCTCCTCTGTACGAAAATAATCGTCAGATGCCAATGTTAATATTCAAAGTTTACGCATGTGTAGTCCATGATGAGAACAACAGGACATATGCTATAATTGACGATAACGGGTGTTCATTAGACGAGGAAATTATTCCGACTCCTGAATACGATATTGAAAATGGCGTGATTTATACTCCAAGCAAGGCATTTCG atttGCAAATTCAAACCACGTGCATTTCAAATGCATGATTTCCGTGTGTTCAGCCGTCGATCCCTCATGTCGAAATAGTGTG cctCCGAAATGCAAAAATGGGTTGGCGAAGAAAAAGCGGCGACAGCTGCCCGAGGAGATGACGATCGAGCAGAGATTGCTTAGAATTCATGAGTTAATGAAAGTGAAAAGAGAGAATATTACTGTGGAAGTTGGACGGCCCACGAAAAAGCTTTTGAGTCATGGAGCAGTACCATTGGAAGTGGAAGAGGTTTCCTTAAATGTGGTGAATAGAGAATACG aaatagaaAAACTTGAGCACATTCTACGATCCTATCAAATATGGACTTGGATTCTTTGCGTTCTCAATGTTTTTCTGACGGTAATATGTGTTTTGATGGCATTCCGGGTGCTGAAGAATAAGTACATAATGGATATAAAGGACAAGACGAAGACCGTGTTTAGACGAGTCCCATTCTGA
- the cutl-22 gene encoding ZP domain-containing protein (Confirmed by transcript evidence), producing MTIEQRLLRIHELMKVKRENITVEVGRPTKKLLSHGAVPLEVEEVSLNVVNREYEIEKLEHILRSYQIWTWILCVLNVFLTVICVLMAFRVLKNKYIMDIKDKTKTVFRRVPF from the exons ATGACGATCGAGCAGAGATTGCTTAGAATTCATGAGTTAATGAAAGTGAAAAGAGAGAATATTACTGTGGAAGTTGGACGGCCCACGAAAAAGCTTTTGAGTCATGGAGCAGTACCATTGGAAGTGGAAGAGGTTTCCTTAAATGTGGTGAATAGAGAATACG aaatagaaAAACTTGAGCACATTCTACGATCCTATCAAATATGGACTTGGATTCTTTGCGTTCTCAATGTTTTTCTGACGGTAATATGTGTTTTGATGGCATTCCGGGTGCTGAAGAATAAGTACATAATGGATATAAAGGACAAGACGAAGACCGTGTTTAGACGAGTCCCATTCTGA
- the cutl-22 gene encoding ZP domain-containing protein (Confirmed by transcript evidence), whose protein sequence is MAFRVLKNKYIMDIKDKTKTVFRRVPF, encoded by the coding sequence ATGGCATTCCGGGTGCTGAAGAATAAGTACATAATGGATATAAAGGACAAGACGAAGACCGTGTTTAGACGAGTCCCATTCTGA
- the cmd-1 gene encoding Calmodulin (Confirmed by transcript evidence) gives MADQLTEEQIAEFKEAFSLFDKDGDGTITTKELGTVMRSLGQNPTEAELQDMINEVDADGNGTIDFPEFLTMMARKMKDTDSEEEIREAFRVFDKDGNGFISAAELRHVMTNLGEKLTDEEVDEMIREADIDGDGQVNYEEFVTMMTTK, from the exons ATGGCCGATCAACTGACCGAGGAGCAAATTGCcg agttcaaGGAGGCATTCAGTTTGTTCGACAAGGACGGCGATGGCACAATCACCACCAAGGAATTGGGAACTGTTATGCGGTCTTTGGGACAAAATCCGACTGAAGCCGAGCTTCAGGACATGATCAACGAAGTGGACGCTGACGGAAACGGAACCATCGATTTCCCAGAGTTCTTGACGATGATGGCCCGCAAGATGAAGGACACGGACAGTGAGGAGGAGATTCGTGAGGCGTTCCGA GTTTTCGACAAGGACGGAAATGGCTTCATCTCGGCCGCTGAACTGCGCCACGTCATGACCAACTTGGGAGAGAAGCTAACGGACGAAGAGGTCGACGAGATGATCCGTGAAGCCGATATCGACGGAGATGGACAAGTCAATTATGAGG AGTTCGTCACCATGATGACAACCAAGTAA
- the cmd-1 gene encoding EF-hand domain-containing protein (Confirmed by transcript evidence), translating into MRSLGQNPTEAELQDMINEVDADGNGTIDFPEFLTMMARKMKDTDSEEEIREAFRVFDKDGNGFISAAELRHVMTNLGEKLTDEEVDEMIREADIDGDGQVNYEEFVTMMTTK; encoded by the exons ATGCGGTCTTTGGGACAAAATCCGACTGAAGCCGAGCTTCAGGACATGATCAACGAAGTGGACGCTGACGGAAACGGAACCATCGATTTCCCAGAGTTCTTGACGATGATGGCCCGCAAGATGAAGGACACGGACAGTGAGGAGGAGATTCGTGAGGCGTTCCGA GTTTTCGACAAGGACGGAAATGGCTTCATCTCGGCCGCTGAACTGCGCCACGTCATGACCAACTTGGGAGAGAAGCTAACGGACGAAGAGGTCGACGAGATGATCCGTGAAGCCGATATCGACGGAGATGGACAAGTCAATTATGAGG AGTTCGTCACCATGATGACAACCAAGTAA